In the Candidatus Methylomirabilota bacterium genome, TGCGCGGGACACATATGACCTTCACGGGCGCGCTCCAGGATGGGATGTGGCAGCTCCAGATGCTGCCGACGTGCTCAACCTGAGAGGCGAGATGTCTTACCGGGAGGTGTCATATGAAACGCGCGATGATTCTGATGCTCGTCGTGCTCGCGGCGGCGGCCGGACCCGTCCAGGCTAGCGCCGAGACTCACTTCCGCGGCGCTCCGAGGGGCATCGAGCATCACCAGGCCTTTGAGCGTGGCGGGTCCCACCGGCTCCACGGTCGTGTTCCGTACCGGGTCTATAGCTATGCAGCACGCTGCGTGTGGCAGCCGGGCTATTGGGGCTATCAGCCCTACGTGGACGCCTATGGCCAGGGTTGGTACGTGCCGCAGTGGGTGCCGGCCCAGTACCTATGCTACTAGCGGGCGGCTTGTCCCGTGGAAGAGAAGATGCCCTCGATCAGATCGGCGTGGCCCGTGTCCGCAAGGAATCGCCTGATATCGGTCAGGGGTGTCACGAGAGTCTGGCCGGGCACGGGCACGTCGATATACCAGGACTGTTCGGCGCCCTTGGAGGTGACCCGGGCCGTCCGGTAGCCCTCGACGAGACCGAGCAGCCTGCCGCCTCGCGCCTCGTACACGCCTCCACCGCTCGACCCATAGCTGACCGAGGCATCGACCATCAGGCGCGCCGCCGATTCCCGGTCCGACGCCTCACCAAAGCTCACCTGGCTGACGATGCCGCTGGCCAGCAGCATGTTGCGACCCCAGGGAAAGCCGACGACCCACACCGCCTCTCCAAGCTCCGGAGCCGCGGCGGGCCGGGCTGGTACGCACTGATCGGTCCGGGCCTTCAGCAAGGCGATGTCCACATCTTCCGTCTCGCGATGGGCAACGACGGTGGCGCTGGCGCGGATTCCGGCTCCGCGCTGTCGCCCGAAGAGCAGGGAGATCTCCTTCTGGCCTACTGCGCCGGCTACCGTGTGGCCGCTGGTGACGACAAAGCACTCCGAGCCACGCGACGCAATGGCGACGCCCGAGCCGGTGCGGAAGCGCCGTCCCTCGGGATTCTCGAGAATGATCTGGACGGCGGATGGCAGGATGCGCTGGAGCACGTCCTCCCGGCTGGGGACTTCGGCGCGCGCGGGGACGCGCGCGGGGCCGCACCCTCCACACAGCGCGAGGATCGTCGCGCCGGTGGCTAACGCTCGGATGAGCACTCGCATCGTGTCTAACATTTCGCCGGTCGCCTCTGTCCAGAGCCCATCATATAAACTTTATGTCTTCATCACGCCTGGCGTCAAGCTGGCCAGATCACGCCAGGTGTGGCATACCCCTTGCTCCTACCTAGACGCGGTGCTGGACGGATCCCGCCCGCGATCGGGATCTTTTTTCCCACGGCCCGACAAGGAGGAGCACAGATATGAGACGCACTGCCAAGTTGCTGTTGCTCGTCGCGGTGATGCTCACCGTGGGCGCTGGGCCGGGATGGCTGCAGGCGCAGATGCCCGCCTCGCCGGCCGCGCCGGCGAGCCCGATGCCCGCCTCGCTCGAAGGAACGGTGAAGAAGGTCGATGCCACCACCAGCACGGTTCGGGTTTCCTCAGGTCTCCTCGGTCTCTTCCCGCGCACCCTCGAGGTGACCGCCGATACGCAGGTCCAGATCGAGGGCCGGCAGGCGACTCTGACCGAGATTCCGGAAGGGGCCAAGGTCAAAGCTTCCTACGAGGTGCGCAATGGCAAGAACATCGCCACTCGCCTCGAGGTCATGGCGCCGCCTCCGCCCAAGGCGGCACCCGCGCCCAAGACGCAGTAGCGGGGAGTCCGGTCTCGCAGCGGGCGCGGTGTATCGCGAACCGCGCCCGCTTTTCTGCCATGCAAACTCTATACGGTCGATGAAAGATCTTCCGGTCCACAATTCCCGCGAGCGGTGGCGGGAGGGAAAGACCGACCGGGTAAGGCTTGCCCGCCGCCGCGCGGGCGCAGAATTCTCGTCATCACTCGCCCGCGCCATGCGCGCCAGTCGCGCCATGCGCGCCAGTGGGGTGGCGCTCGTTGCCGTCATCGTGCTGCTCACCCTGGGCGTCGCGCGTGGCTTCGCGCAGGCCCCGGTGGCAAACAGCCATGTGGCCGACTCCAGGCTGACCGTGAAGATTGACACCGCCCTCTGGAGCGACCTGCGCTTCTGGGGAAAGCAGATCAGCGTGGAAGCAGAGCGCGGCGTGGTGACCTTGCGGGGCAAGGTCGATTCGGAGGAGACGAAGAAGGCGGCTGCGGAGATCGTCCGTCGCATCGAGGGCGTCACGCAGGTACGCAACGAGCTGGAGGTCGTGCCGTCCGCGCGGCG is a window encoding:
- a CDS encoding BON domain-containing protein, whose amino-acid sequence is MKDLPVHNSRERWREGKTDRVRLARRRAGAEFSSSLARAMRASRAMRASGVALVAVIVLLTLGVARGFAQAPVANSHVADSRLTVKIDTALWSDLRFWGKQISVEAERGVVTLRGKVDSEETKKAAAEIVRRIEGVTQVRNELEVVPSARRAEVDARDQAIARALEEQLKRDPQLQNAVIDARVDAGVVTLRGQVRSPAAGSRAAELARAAPGVRSVRNELSSAQLTEPG
- a CDS encoding serine protease, with the protein product MLDTMRVLIRALATGATILALCGGCGPARVPARAEVPSREDVLQRILPSAVQIILENPEGRRFRTGSGVAIASRGSECFVVTSGHTVAGAVGQKEISLLFGRQRGAGIRASATVVAHRETEDVDIALLKARTDQCVPARPAAAPELGEAVWVVGFPWGRNMLLASGIVSQVSFGEASDRESAARLMVDASVSYGSSGGGVYEARGGRLLGLVEGYRTARVTSKGAEQSWYIDVPVPGQTLVTPLTDIRRFLADTGHADLIEGIFSSTGQAAR